One Festucalex cinctus isolate MCC-2025b chromosome 1, RoL_Fcin_1.0, whole genome shotgun sequence genomic region harbors:
- the LOC144012124 gene encoding uncharacterized protein LOC144012124 isoform X1: protein MSARTTPKDEEELFGVKEENEQHFQPLDDVCEQPRIVLHETDVAEKYLRPDQEDMKPPNVKEEEEHPYIEEEEKPVRVKEEEVEDDVTKSPMTFAPLKSEDEVTGESEEGRGAEPPNRILNPQNMIPESDADHWGSSKAKSDDIRSLSSHDDDDNDDNLHGNDEHAADDRSCHTDDKSCECSHCGKTLGSKGSLKIHLRRHTEEKPFSCSDCGKSFSSKSALTTHTRRHTGEKLFACTHCGKSFSQKSNLTTHTRTLTGEKPFSCTDCGKSFSDKSALKIHTRIHSVEKPFSCSASGKSFPAKPKLRSHIRTHTGQKPYSCTKCAKSFAYTHSLTAHAKTHTGEKPYSCSDCGKSFSSMTNLRKHTRTHGGKEPFSCSVCPKRFSCKKLAERHECAGENGSHL from the exons atgtctgcgagaacgacaccaaaggacgaggaggaactctttggagtcaaagaagagaacgagcaacattttcaaccgctggacgacgtttgcgagcagcctcgaattgtgctacacgaAACCG acgtcgctgagaaatatcttcgtcctgaccaagaggacatgaagcctccgaatgttaaagaggaggaagaacatccttacatcgaagaggaagaaaagcccgttcgtgtcaaagaggaggaggttgaggatgacgtcaccaagtcaccaatgacctttgcccctttaaagagtgaagatgaagtcacgggtgagagtgaggagggcagaggggcggagcctccaaacaggatcttaaatcctcaaaacatgattccagaaagtgatgcagaccactggggatcatcaaaagcaaaaagtgatgacataaggtccctttcttctcatgatgatgatgataatgatgataatctgcatggtaatgatgaacacgctgctgatgataggtcgtgtcacactgacgacaaatcctgcgaatgttctcactgtgggaaaacattgggttcaaaaggaagtttgaaaattcacttgagaagacacactgaggaaaaacctttttcttgctcagattgtggcaaaagcttctcttcgaagtcagctttaacaacacatacaagaagacacactggggaaaaactttttgcttgtacccactgtggcaaaagcttctctcagaagtcaaatttaacaacacatacaagaacactcactggggaaaaacctttttcttgcacagattgtggcaaaagcttctctgacaagtcagctttaaaaatacatacaagaatccatagtgtcgagaaacctttttcttgctcagcctCTGGCAAAAGCTTCCCTGCCAAACCTAAATTAAGAagccacataagaacacacaccggacagaaaccatattcatgcacaaaatgtgcGAAAAGCTTTGCTTACACCCATTCTTTAACAGcgcatgcaaaaacacacactggagagaaaccgtattcctgctcagattgtggaaaaagcttctcttccatgacaaatttaagaaagcacacaagaacacatggtgggaaggaaccattcagttgcagtgtttgtcctaaaagattctcttgtaaaaaacttgctgagagacacgagtgtgctggtgagaatggcagccatctttga
- the LOC144012124 gene encoding uncharacterized protein LOC144012124 isoform X2 has product MKPPNVKEEEEHPYIEEEEKPVRVKEEEVEDDVTKSPMTFAPLKSEDEVTGESEEGRGAEPPNRILNPQNMIPESDADHWGSSKAKSDDIRSLSSHDDDDNDDNLHGNDEHAADDRSCHTDDKSCECSHCGKTLGSKGSLKIHLRRHTEEKPFSCSDCGKSFSSKSALTTHTRRHTGEKLFACTHCGKSFSQKSNLTTHTRTLTGEKPFSCTDCGKSFSDKSALKIHTRIHSVEKPFSCSASGKSFPAKPKLRSHIRTHTGQKPYSCTKCAKSFAYTHSLTAHAKTHTGEKPYSCSDCGKSFSSMTNLRKHTRTHGGKEPFSCSVCPKRFSCKKLAERHECAGENGSHL; this is encoded by the coding sequence atgaagcctccgaatgttaaagaggaggaagaacatccttacatcgaagaggaagaaaagcccgttcgtgtcaaagaggaggaggttgaggatgacgtcaccaagtcaccaatgacctttgcccctttaaagagtgaagatgaagtcacgggtgagagtgaggagggcagaggggcggagcctccaaacaggatcttaaatcctcaaaacatgattccagaaagtgatgcagaccactggggatcatcaaaagcaaaaagtgatgacataaggtccctttcttctcatgatgatgatgataatgatgataatctgcatggtaatgatgaacacgctgctgatgataggtcgtgtcacactgacgacaaatcctgcgaatgttctcactgtgggaaaacattgggttcaaaaggaagtttgaaaattcacttgagaagacacactgaggaaaaacctttttcttgctcagattgtggcaaaagcttctcttcgaagtcagctttaacaacacatacaagaagacacactggggaaaaactttttgcttgtacccactgtggcaaaagcttctctcagaagtcaaatttaacaacacatacaagaacactcactggggaaaaacctttttcttgcacagattgtggcaaaagcttctctgacaagtcagctttaaaaatacatacaagaatccatagtgtcgagaaacctttttcttgctcagcctCTGGCAAAAGCTTCCCTGCCAAACCTAAATTAAGAagccacataagaacacacaccggacagaaaccatattcatgcacaaaatgtgcGAAAAGCTTTGCTTACACCCATTCTTTAACAGcgcatgcaaaaacacacactggagagaaaccgtattcctgctcagattgtggaaaaagcttctcttccatgacaaatttaagaaagcacacaagaacacatggtgggaaggaaccattcagttgcagtgtttgtcctaaaagattctcttgtaaaaaacttgctgagagacacgagtgtgctggtgagaatggcagccatctttga
- the LOC144012260 gene encoding uncharacterized protein LOC144012260 yields the protein MKPPHVKKEEEHPHIEEEEKPVRVKEEEVEDDVTKSPLTFVPLKSEDEDEDGEAELPSSSSTRQHMTTEDVGEKYLRPDEQELKSHVKEEEEEHPYFKEEKNPLCVKKEEVEDDVTKSPMTFAPLKSEDEVKGETEEGRGAEPPNSISTPQNMTPESDAYHWGSSRAKSDDTRSVSSHDDDDDDDDDDDFDYDDDDDDDDDDYDDDDDLDGNGEL from the exons atgaagcctcctcatgttaaaaaggaggaagaacatcctcacatcgaagaggaggaaaagcccgttcgtgtcaaagaggaggaggttgaggacgaCGTCACCAAGTCGCCACTGACCTTcgtccctttaaagagtgaagatgaagacgaGGATGGGGAGGCGGAgcttccaagcagcagctcaactcGTCAACACATGACGACAGAAG acgttggtgaaaaatatcttcgtcctgacgaacaggaactgaagtctcatgtgaaagaggaggaggaggagcatccttattttaaagaagaaaaaaatcccctttgcgtcaaaaaggaggaggttgaggatgacgtcaccaagtcaccaatgaccttcgcccctttaaagagtgaagatgaagtcaagggtgagactgaggagggcagaggggcggagcctccaaacagcatctcaactcctcaaaacatgactccagaaagtgatgcataCCATTGGGGATCATCAcgagcaaaaagtgatgacacaaggtccgtttcttctcatgatgatgatgatgatgatgatgatgatgatgattttgattatgacgatgatgacgacgacgatgatgatgattatgatgatgatgatgatctggATGGTAATGGTGAACTCTGA